GAAGTCGTCGCTCGCAGCCAGATGGAGGCGCCGGCGCAGCCGCTCGAGCAGCCGGTAGCGGTCGGGAAACTCGGGAAGCGCCGCGCCGCTCAGCACGACCGGCGCTTCGTCGAGGCAGGCGATGACGCGGATCCGTCCGGCGAGCTCGTCGAGGAAGGTGGTGTCGGGCTGGGTGCGATGCTGCGCGAGCCCGGCGACGCCCTCGACTTTGATCGCGAAGACCTTGCCGCCCGCGGCGAGGGCCCGTCGCATGAAACCGAGGTCGATCTCGGCGCAGAGCGTCGAGATGTCGACGGGGTGGACGCGGATCGCCTCGCGCTGGTCGAGGCCGCGCCGCCGGAGCTCGTCGCGGAGCTTGAGCAGGTTGTGCTGGCGGACGCCCTCGTGGTGGACGAGCTTGACCGCGTAGCCGGCCCGCGGGACCCCCTTGATCTCGACCCGGTCGCCGCCGCGGACGCTGACGTTGATGTCCTGGCGGCTCGCCCCGATCCCGGTGCGCACTCGCCCGGTCGACCGCGCGGTCAGACCGCAGAGGAGGATCGCGTCGCGCACCTCCTCCGGGGTGCGCAGCTCGGCGCCGGTCACCGTCTCGGTCAACGGCATGCCGAGGCGGTCGGTGCGCCAGACGATCTGATGCCCCTTGTCGCGCACCTCGCGACAGGAGTCCTCTTCGACGCTCACGTGGGTGACGGTCAGCGGCCGGCCGTGGAAGGGGAGGAAGCCGTTGACGCCGATGATCGCGGTGCGCTGGAAGCCGGTGGGGATCGACCCGTCGAGATACTGCTTCCGCGCGATGTGGACCTCGTCGATGATGTCCATCCGCATCATCAGGCAGAGCTCGATGGCGGTGTCGATCGCCTCCTGATTGACCAGGAACGGCGGAGTGTCGTCCATCTCGTAGGTGCAGACGTTGGCGCGGTTGAGGAGGTAGACGATCTCCTTCTTCGTCTTGAACTCCATGAGCGCCGTGCCGTCGTACTCGCCGAGCTCGGAGAGCGTCGGGCGCATGTGGCGCAGCACCTCACCGTCGTGGGTGGTGGTGTAGCGACCGGCGGGGCAGCGGCAGAACAGTTTGTGACGGGTGAGTAGCTGCTGATGGACTTCCAGGCCGGAGATCAGGCCCACGGCCTCGTAATCGAGCGGCTCGAGCATCGGGTTCCTTCCGCAGGTGAAGACATACCCGGCGAGGATCCCGCCTCGCGCCGCTCGGCGTCAAGCTGGTGCAGGGCGACGTTCCCGAGGCTCGGGCCGCCGACAGCTCAGACGCGTCCGGGACGCGGGTGCGGGAAGCCGTGCTGCAGTCGCAGCCGTCGGAAGTCGGCGAGCAGCTGGTCGGTGGCGTGTGCGTCGAGCGTGTCGCGTTTGCCGTAGAGACGCGAGTAGAGGCCGGCGAGCGCCGGGAACTCGTTCTTCAGCCACGGCCAGAAACGGGCACGTGCGGCCGGCCGCAGGAAGAGCGGGCTCGCCTGGACGTCGCTCGCTCCGGCGCGCCGGGAGGCGCCGAGCAGCTCGTCGAGCGCCGTGGGGTCGTCGTTGATCCCGGGCAGCAGCGGCTTGACGAAGACCTGGGTCGCGATCCCTTCCTCGGCAAGGCGCTCGACGGTCCGCAGACGCGTGGCCGGATCGGGTGCGTGCGTCTCGAGTCGGCGAGCGAGCCGCGCGTCGAGCGTCGTCACGGTGACGTTCACGGTGACCGAATGGCGGCGGTCGAGCTCGGCGAGCAGATCGAGGTCGCGCAGCACGAGCGGCGACTTCGTGGTCAGGGAGATCTCCAGCCCCTCGGCGGCGAGGAAGGCCTCGAGCAGCGAGCGGGTCACGCCATGGTGCTTCTCGGCCGGCTGATAAGGGTCGGTGGCGGTGCCGATGGCGATCGGCTGTCCGGCGAGCGAGGAGCGGCGGAGACGGCGCGACAGCGCCTCGCCGGCCTCGCTCTTGACGAAGATCTTCCGCTCGAAGTCCTCCCACTGGTCGAGGTCGAAGAAGCCGTGGGTGTACCGGGCATAGCAGTAGGTGCAGCCGATCTCGCAGCCCCGGTAGGGGTTGATCGACCAGACGAACGGCATCCGCGGATTCGCCTGGCGATTGAGGATCTCGCGGACCGGCAGCGGGTAGTGGGCGACTCCGGAGCGCTCCCGGAGGGCTTCGACGTCCGGCTCGGGGCGACCGACGACCGGGAAGGGGAAGAGCGGCAGAGTGGCGGTTCGGTTCATTTACGCCTAAATTACGCCTATCCGGCGAAAGCCGTCAAGAGGGCATTCCCGGGGGCTCACTAGAATCGCTCCCGCCATGCCCGAGCTCCCGGAAGTCGAAGTCCTTCGCCGCAGCCTCGAACCCCGGCTCGTCGGTCGTCGCATCGAGCGCGTCGAATCGCGGAACGTCTCCCTCCGCGAGCCGCTCGACGGCCCGGCGCTCCGCCGTGCCCTCGCCGGGCGGCGGATCCTCGCCGTTCGCCGCCGAGCCAAGTACCTGCTGATCGACGTGGAGGGCGGCTCGACTCTGCTCGTTCACCTCGGGATGAGCGGCCGGCTGACGCTTGCCCCGGACGAGACGGCTCGCGAGTCGCACGAGCACCTCGCCCTCCGTCTCGACGGCGGTGAGCGCCTGCGCCTGCGTGACCCGCGCCGGTTCGGTCTGGCGGTCGCCGTCGCGAGCGAGGGCCTGGAAGAGGACCCGCGGCTCGCCGGGCTGGGACCCGAGCCGCTCGCCGCCGACTTCGGACCGCAGAGCCTCCGCGAGGCCGCCGCGGGGCGGAGGGGGCCCGTCAAGACGTTCCTCATGAACGGCGCGGTAGTCGTCGGGGTCGGCAACATCTACGCGTCGGAAGCACTCTTCCGTGCGCGAGTCCATCCCGGGCGGACCGTCGACCGGCTGCGCGCCGCCCAGTGGGAACGGCTTGCCGCGGCGGTGATCGCGACGCTCCGCCAGGCGATCGCCGAGGGCGGGACGACCCTCAACGACTTTGCCGACGGCGCGGGGAACCCCGGCGAGTTCCAGGTTTCGCTCGCCGTCTACGGACGCGAAGGCGAACCCTGTCCGCGCTGTGCGGCGACGATCCGTCGCCTGGTGCAGGGAGGACGCAGCTCGTTCTATTGT
This genomic window from Holophagales bacterium contains:
- the gatE gene encoding Glu-tRNA(Gln) amidotransferase subunit GatE; the protein is MLEPLDYEAVGLISGLEVHQQLLTRHKLFCRCPAGRYTTTHDGEVLRHMRPTLSELGEYDGTALMEFKTKKEIVYLLNRANVCTYEMDDTPPFLVNQEAIDTAIELCLMMRMDIIDEVHIARKQYLDGSIPTGFQRTAIIGVNGFLPFHGRPLTVTHVSVEEDSCREVRDKGHQIVWRTDRLGMPLTETVTGAELRTPEEVRDAILLCGLTARSTGRVRTGIGASRQDINVSVRGGDRVEIKGVPRAGYAVKLVHHEGVRQHNLLKLRDELRRRGLDQREAIRVHPVDISTLCAEIDLGFMRRALAAGGKVFAIKVEGVAGLAQHRTQPDTTFLDELAGRIRVIACLDEAPVVLSGAALPEFPDRYRLLERLRRRLHLAASDDFFVVCGPEEDCRTAAEEIRLRFGDATEGVPRETRQALVGGFTTFERILPGPDRMYPDTDSPPTRVTAERVAAIRARLRPAPWERLERYLAARVPEETCNFLIRRGGAEILDAVVEKTGAELLLAAVEIGQRGKAMARAGIPVERLGAEAWVQIFDLFTDGRIPREGIATVAASMARHGGDADSAARAAGIALEPRERWQPEIDRLLGTPIPVRGDTARQLRCVAGRAVRALRGRAPASEVAAELRQRIAEVNR
- a CDS encoding radical SAM protein → MNRTATLPLFPFPVVGRPEPDVEALRERSGVAHYPLPVREILNRQANPRMPFVWSINPYRGCEIGCTYCYARYTHGFFDLDQWEDFERKIFVKSEAGEALSRRLRRSSLAGQPIAIGTATDPYQPAEKHHGVTRSLLEAFLAAEGLEISLTTKSPLVLRDLDLLAELDRRHSVTVNVTVTTLDARLARRLETHAPDPATRLRTVERLAEEGIATQVFVKPLLPGINDDPTALDELLGASRRAGASDVQASPLFLRPAARARFWPWLKNEFPALAGLYSRLYGKRDTLDAHATDQLLADFRRLRLQHGFPHPRPGRV
- the mutM gene encoding bifunctional DNA-formamidopyrimidine glycosylase/DNA-(apurinic or apyrimidinic site) lyase, which translates into the protein MPELPEVEVLRRSLEPRLVGRRIERVESRNVSLREPLDGPALRRALAGRRILAVRRRAKYLLIDVEGGSTLLVHLGMSGRLTLAPDETARESHEHLALRLDGGERLRLRDPRRFGLAVAVASEGLEEDPRLAGLGPEPLAADFGPQSLREAAAGRRGPVKTFLMNGAVVVGVGNIYASEALFRARVHPGRTVDRLRAAQWERLAAAVIATLRQAIAEGGTTLNDFADGAGNPGEFQVSLAVYGREGEPCPRCAATIRRLVQGGRSSFYCPRCQR